gtcccaggttcagcacgtccctatccccactttcacgttacaattgttctggtagtgacccacttgatgagcaaaccccacaggatttttgggcactgcagggctCTTTTATCTTAGGtacgaggagcgttgctgcagagtgaaggaggaaaccaaaaaaacaccccccgagggatggggggtggggtgggagtagagagagagacaaagagagagaaaagcaaccAGCTACCAGAAATATAGTTATAGTATTAAATCTAACATAAACTGGATTATAAAAGTccggtttagaaaactataactgatcacacaagtcaggctGAGAAGGCTATACttagagaaagagagtgagagagagctgggttctcaccactccatgaagcatGAATCAAtcagggttcccaggtggtggtggtagctgagggtctggagtgctggagacaggcagagcccccagaacaatcagtcaggagaaggtGAAGTCCCAGTAGAACTGATGCAGGTTTTGGacccaggcatcagaacacttacttgagcatgggtaggggtttttgtagagaaacaacaatggttcaagggagacactagatttgtttatgtgtaaacaagggaatataccaaagttgttttgttcaggctagacatgggagctgatcattcctggctttgggcagtgttccttggagggagctcacaatgcaattagggagcttcactTTTTGGATTTATTATGAGAATTGATCTGATAACTCCTGAGTTgggtgtgtgcagatgtggttcgttaacatctggagcagagatcccccatcatgcagtgcttccctgcttttctggtcccagcgttccgtgcggttcttgccttggaatctctgttttccattctatatgctgatggagatgcctccttgtcccatcttcgatgcaaatgaggctaggggagtttacTTAATCCTGTCATCCTTATCTCaagggtttaggtgtgtctcccactgtcTTTTCATTGCTtgttgtaagtctttcttctgttgcagatttggttcaagcaatggctggggggggggagtctttccgcaccctggttccccaagaacacagagctgcgaGGTaacactaggagggtggtgaagcactgccatgggttacctagggaggtggtggaatctacatccttagaggtttttaaggtcaggcttgacaaagccctggctgggatgatttagttgggaattggtcctgctttgagcagggggttggactagatgacctcttgaggtctcttccaaccctaatcttctatgattctatgatatgtcaaacccaaggacaaaacaaaagactctggtaaaaaacaacaacacaaacaCAGCTGCAGTTTCTCAACCGTCAATACCACACCAAGCCGTAAGAAAACAGTGAGTGAAAAAAGCTCCTGCAATGCAGGAATATCTCCTTATGAATTATCCAACAATTGTTATGAACTGTTCTCCCACTTCCATAAACTAAGCACAACTCTGGTATTCTAAAAAGATTTGGGGAAAAATATGACTCTTTGTTCAGAAAACGGATGGTTGCTGTATCATCAGGTGTTCTAAAAGAGAGGATGACTGGAAGCTACATCAAAATTGCAAAATCTCTTGTGGGTGACTTTGAAAAATACTTTAGTTTTCCAGAGGATGGCTTTGAGCAGGCAAGACTAGTTGTGGAAAGGGATATCCTAAAGGGTATACCAGCTAAGGTGTAAACAAAAGGGGGAACAGCGTTTGGAGGATGAATGGATGACTGCCAAAAAGTTATGGGTGCGGGtcagtgtaaaatattttttaaaggccAAAGAGGTGAtgagcagaaaaaaacaaaaagagaggccCCCTGTTGGAGGCTCTCAATTAGGTGTGTCCTAGAATGGGGAGACAGAATCTGACCTGCGGGACGATGGAGACTCTCACACAGAGTCTGATTTATAAAATTCCCCACAAGGCTCTctagatctctttcttgagtcataacagataatttagatcccatcattttgtttgtCTAGTTGGAatcatgttttctaatgtgctttACTGCTTCAACTATTTGAAACTCTTAAACACCTAGGAAGGGATGCCCCTCTTAACCTCATTGTGACACTATTCTTCATAGTAGTatgattatgatataattatgtcataattaggatacattttgtacaagatatcAGGTATCATTGGAAAGTTGTCATTTGCTGAAAGGGATTATCCTATTTGTCTGCATGTATCATtttcgtatgtgaagttatgaatcttgactatgtatctgtatgtcaaatgtagttacacctgggtgacaCACAAAATGTTTCCAGGCTAGACAGCTGGTTGCAAAGGGTCTACTCAGGGTCATGGGACATTAGGGGAAACAATAGGCTTTAGAACAAGGTTATCCCTGACCTGGTGAGCCTTCCATAGAATGCTCCAGACAGCCTATAGATAATCGCTGCTATAATTCAGGAGgacatgcaagggcatgtgacctgACCACATGACTCTGTATTCCATTTTGGGTTCCTGtctttttccacaaactggactgggaacagtgtttggaacaaaggattcctgccatatgttaAAGCAATATAAAGTGGGGTGTGACAGCATCTAGTGGCCTCACTCCCCATACAAGAGAACTCCTAGAAggacctgaggaacaaagactgaactgggagaagtgctggtcccaggctaaaaggatGTCTATCCTGTATATGGAAACCCGGTGGACTGCTTATATCaccagtcagggtgagaaattggAAATTaatatccaatctatctagtatcttaggcttagtttgtggttttgtttatttgctaagaaatctgctttgatctgtttgctatcacttataatcacttaaaatcttttttgtagtgaaacttgttttttttgttttatctaaacctgCTTGCCTTTGaatgaagtgtctgggggaaatctcagcttggttaagaGTGGTTTGTTGCATGTCCTTCTCACATCGAGGGGAGGGTGATCTCTTTTAAAGAACATATATTGTATaaatccctgtgcagtgcaagacagtataattttgggtttatactccagtggGCTGTGTGAGCctggagagaggggaaattgcCTCATGTCTGCTTATTGTACTTTGCCCCCTTATGTAAGGCCTCGGGTAGCTCATTTTGGAGATAATGGCAAATAACTTTGAGGCCAGAATACTGGTAGAAGAAAGCCTTTTCCACACCCTTTGGCCTGCATTAATTCAGGATCATGTCATTTGGCCTCCACAGGGTGGCAGTGACTTTTCAGAGGATAATGGACTGGATATTATAACTGCATGGGTGGTATGCAGCACTATGCTGCTACAATCAattgaaaattgtttttgaatCCATATATTGTGGCAGCATTCCCACATGTAGTGCATGTGACAGAATATTACACGCACAAAATAAAGAAATTGCCAACTGCTAGGGTGAACAGATCGCAAGACTCAGTTTGCCCTGAAAATTGGAGCCCCTGGTATTGATTGGTGAATCACTTCTACGCTCCCCGGGGAGGCTCTGAAGCTGAAGTTCTCCAGAATCTATTTTCTGCTATTCTTGCTGCTCACAGAGCTGAGGGAATTGTCTGGGAGTCCTGGCCAATCTGAGAGCCCACAGGGATTGTACAGGGGAATCATAAAGGTCGCTGTCTAGTGCGCCGAGTCTCAGATATGTGAGATTCATACACTGATTCTCATGGCTTTGCATTCCTGTCACAGTAAGGAGTTTTCCTTGCTCTGCTGAGTGGGATTTTGGTGAGTTGCCTCTTTCTGTATTAAAGTTAGTGCTAAGGGCTCAGGAAGGGATCTTGGGTTCAAGTCAAGAACCATCTGGGCAGGAATTCACTTGTACAGCGACTTGAACTGTTTAGTATTGTCAGAAACAACAAGGGGTTTACCTGGTAAAATTGGAACTAAAAATTTACTGTAAATAGTttagacaaatatttgtttttaagatcaGTTCTTTGCATCACACTTTGTTCTTTTATCTGTCTCAGTAGCTTCTTTTTTGGGTGGTGTGGTTTTTCCTCTGGTTTGTTCAAGTTTTCCAGTTCAGCAACTTCACTGCCCTGTTAAGGAGTAAAGTGAAAGCCTCTTCAGTGCGTATCTGTGTGACCAGAGGTTCCCAACAAGAATGGGTCACAcagtggccagattctgctctcacattctgCCTACCGTGGGTCACTCCAGAATGAAACTGGCCTCCTTGAGAGCAAAATCAGAGCCCACATGTTTTGGAATCCCCATCTTTCATACCCGGTCTCAGAGCACCACATAAACTGGGGTTTTCCTTCAGACACTTTCAGCACCCTAAGAGAAGAGCAGGACCCAAAGCCATAATTTTCACAGTTTGGAGCCAAAAGTTAAACACGAAGGGTGAATGggtcccattgagatcaatgggaaaGCTCCAAAAATGGCCAGGAGTTCACACGAAATCCACATGTAGGgatttaaataaatggcctgatttataCCGGCCATGAGGCTCCAGCGACTTCAACTGGAGTCGCCCCATGGCCTCTAAGGACGGGTGAGCTCATTTGGACCAAAGAAGAACTGACAGGAGAGATGCTGAAATCTCAAGCTCACAGGCTTAGAGGTTCAGAacaataaggataacaatttTTTTCAGGGGAGAGAGGGGTCTGCTCTCTCCATGCCTAGGGTCTGGAGAAGACGAGAAGCTCCAAAGGCAAGCAGTGTTCGAAATCTCACCAGGAGAGGTTCAGGAACACACAgtgtgtgggggagtgagggtgggaaagaGGGATGTGCAGTATCCAGATCCCAGTGGCATGAAGCCCTGAAACTGGATGAAATAGGAAATGAACATCCTGCCTAATGCACAGACCAAAGAGGCATAACAAGGCTTTCTGCGGCAGGGGGTGTCTCAGACTTTAAAAGAGATGTGGACCACACTGTTGCAGATTATCTATGACACTGTCCCCCATTCAGACAATCCCTCCTTCCATGAGCAACCCCACTAGAACGTCTTTGTAACGTCAGCAATTGCCAACGCAGAAAAGCAGCCTCAGAAATGGGTGTCCGGGTTTCTAATGTGCTGCAATACATAAAAACTTTGTGTTGTTTTGAGGAAGAGTCACTGACACTGGCTCCTTTTAGTCTCCACATCCCCTTTCCCTCACCctgagtctgtctctctctccttcctgcacccccagaAAGGCAGTTCAGGCTgatctccccctttccccaagtgCAGGCAGACACTGACTTTAACCTAGTCTGTGGAGGTATTTCTGTGAGCTGTCGCTGTGGGGTCTGGCACCTTGTTTTGATCCTGGGTGTGGGGTATCACTATATGGTAGCACTGGAAATTGTGGGGGTAGGGGACCTACATGGATAAGTGGCCAGCACTAGGGGTTGTGGGCAGGCAGGGGTGTTTAAGAGAGGCGGGCAATGGTGGGGATTGTGGGTGGTGGGAATGGGATGTAAAGGGACAGGGGATATCGCTAAGGGTTGTGAGGCATGCAGGCTGTGTACAGGGACATGCAAGCAGCACTGGGGGTTGTGGGGACCGGGACTGCCACGTACAGGGACAGACGGGCAGGGTTGAGGGTTGTGGGGCAGATAGGGGCTGTACAGGGACAGTTGAGCAGTGCTGAGGGTTGTGAGGGCACGGAGTAGCATGTACACAGAGAAGTGGGCAGTTCCTGTGGCTGTACGACAGGAAGAAGCTATAAGGACAGGTGGGCAGCACTGGGTGGTATGGGGTGTGGAGCGGCAAGTACATGGACAGGCAGGCAGTgttactgaaataatttttttctttgtgattgTTGGTCCAAGGCCAGCGCTGCTACCTTACCTAGCCCAGAGCGTGTTTGTGGGAGTCTCAGGTTCTCTTTGCTCTGCCAAGCCTCAAACCTGCAGCCTGGGTGTCACAACCGCTACTCAGTTTTGTTTCCAGTGGTTGTTGTTGAATGTTAATTACGTAACTTCAATTGTTCTTCCCACTGCTAAAATGCCTGATCTTTGTTCCTCAGCTTCTTCAATCTCTCATCTATGATCTGCTATTCacattctccttccccaccccaggctgCCCTGATTCCAACAGTGCGTTGGTTGCCAGTGTCTTCTCCATTCTCCTCAGTCATCCCTGGCTCCCACAACCTCCGACCTGCCCCACAATCCCCACAGCTCTTCCTCTGCGTGGGTGAGGTGCCTCCCATCACTCCTGTTCCCTTGGCTGGGAGCAGTCAGTGACTGTATCTGACTGGTGAGAAATCTAACATGAGGCAAATGCTTAGAGAGACACCTGTGCGGCTTCTCTTGTTATATACACACTGCGTGGTTCTTCAAGGATTGCCAACAAGGAACAATTTGGAAGCTGTGAAGTATTCATATTACAGAATGAGAGTGGGGTACTCTGGGACATGTAAGAGCCTAGGTAAATACCGCTGCCAGGTGCAGGAGACACAGGCAGCTGGCTGAAACAGTCAGCAACTGGGACAGAGATGTTAAACCCAGGATGCTCTGAGGCCATTTGCTAGCCAGCTCTGCTAGTCATTCAAGGCAAGGGTTGTACATTCATTCTTCAGTGTGGAGATTTTATGGGCTCAGGTCATTATTTTTCTCACCTAAAATGTTCATCCATTTAGTGCCTCCTGGGATCCCTCAGCTTCGTGAAATACACACCTAGTGTTACATTTCCAAGGCGCCGCAGTTACATGAGAATTTCTCCTCACAGGGCTAATTTCAACACGGTCATGAATAGAAAAAATGCCTTCAGTATCTGAGTCACGAGCTTTCAGGCAAAATGCCTCCAGCTGACTCCTGGGGACATGTTcaaagattccaaggccagaagggaccatggtgataatctagtctgtataacacaggcctgagattttcccccaaattattcctagagcaaataatttagagaaacatccaagcTAGATTTAAGAATTCTCAGTTTTGGAGAAACCAccaagacccttggtaaattgttccagtgttgAATTACTCTCCCCGTTTAAAAACTGTACACCTTAGTTCCAGTCAGAATTTCTTTAACTTCTAGGCTGAAAAGCCTATTATAAAATATTGGTTCCCTGTGTAGGCTCTTACAGACTGTTATCCAGTCACACCTTAACCATCTTTgtaaaattaaatagattgagatgtttgagtctatcactgtaaggcacgttttctaatcttttactaattcttgtgatttttctcTGAATCCTCTGCAGTGTATCAACATCCATTTTaaattgtggacactagaactggacacaggattccagaaatagtcgcaccagtgccaactacagaggtaaaataacttatCTACATCTCCTTGGCATTCCCCTGGTTATCCTCCCAGGTATGAGAGTTGCCCTGGGCTCTGGATTATTCTGGTTGCCATTCCCTGAACCcctctagttctgcaatatcctgtGTGAGAAGGGTGCCCAGTACTACACATTGGAGTTTAGAAGAGGGTGAAGCATTGACTGACTGATCTCATGGCATTGTATGTTCTGTATGATTCCTCATCCCATTCCTCCTGGATCCCAATGCTTTGCTTAGTTTCTGTCAATGCTCACTCTGTGAGCAGGGTTTCACAGAGCTGTGTACCATGAAGCCGAGATCCCTGTCCTGAGTtcatacaattaaaatagaacCTGATAGCATGTTTGAGGAGTTCAAGCTTTTCCCTCCAATGGGCATACACATTGCAGTTATTGACATCGAAGTGTCACCATTCTGCCTATTCACCTGGGTAGTTAGCTCCCTGTGAGGACTTCTCTGGACTTGACTATGACCTAGACAATCTGgtgccatctgcaaatgttgccacctctcTGATCATCCCCATTTCTAGATTGGAaaacttaaaagtggcaattcttcaacaaaaaaccttcaaaaacagactccatcgagaaactgcagaactggaattaatttgcaaactggacaccatcaaatgaggcctgaataaagactgggagtggctgggtcactacaaaaactactTAAATTTGTTATCTCTAAgaagccacaagtactcctcattgtttttacaaaaactaatttccccttgctaaatactcacaccttcttgtcaactgtttgaaatgggccaccttggtTACATTGACCTCATTAGCACCACAAAAGTGCTTTccactccttcttgtcaactgttaagAATAGGCCAATTctaattggctcattagcactgacccccccagttggtaaggcaactcccatacTTTCTTATGTTGTGTATTTATATCTCCCTACTGTAAGTTccactccacgcatctgatgaagtgggttttagcccacgaaaacttatgcccaaatatttttttgtctctaaggtgccacaaggactcctcattgtttttgctgatacagactaacacggctaccacagGGAAACCTATAAAATATATATCATTTGTTATAAAGTGTGTAACCCCCCCACCTCTCACTGTGCTTCTCTCCCTTCACAGGCACCTTGCGCATTTCTGAGCCCAATCAACACATCGACTACATCATGGCAGTTTTCAACCTCACCTCCTCTGAGGCTTCAACATTCATCCTAACGGGTATCCCTGGCCTGGAAGCGTCCCATGtctggatttccatccctttctctacGTTCTACATTATCGGCCTGTTGGGAAATTTCACTATTCTGTTTGTTGTAGGCAGAGAGCAGACCCTGCATAAGCCAATGTACCTGCTGCTTTGCATTCTGGCATTCACAGAAATCAGCACAACTACCTCCATCATGCCAAaggcactgtgtatattttggtttaatttgaaaggcattactgtgggtggctgcctcacccagatgttcttcCTTTATGCTGGTACTATGATGCACTCAGCCATCCTCGTCACAATGGCCTTTGATCGCTATGTTGCCATATGTAACCCTCTGAGATACACCACCATCCTCACCAATGCACGAATAGTTAAGCTAGGGCTAGTGGGTTTGATAAGACCTGTCCTCTTtgttctgcccctgcccctacTCCTGAGCAGGCATCCATTCTGTGCCAACCACATTATCCCCCATATGTACTGCGACCACATGGCTGTGGTGAAGATGGCATGTGGAGACATCACAGTCAGCAGGATGTATGGCTTGGTGGCAGCATTTGTAATCATCGGGTTAGACCTGACTCTCATTGCCTTGTCATATGCTCTGATCATCAGGGCTATCCTCAGAATCTCCTCCAAGAATGCCCACCAGAAAGCCCTCAATACCTGCACAGCCCACCTTTGTGTGATGCTGATTTCTTATCCTCCCTTCTTCTTTTCCACTCTGACATACCGGTTCGGTCAGGGCATCGCTCCACACATTCACATCATCTTGGCCAACATCTATCTCGTTGTCCCCCCCATGGTCAACCCTATCATTTATGgggtcaaaaccaaagagcttCGTGAGAAAGTGGGCAAATACACCTGCAGAAGGTAATTGCCGGGGACCACTGATTTTAAACCTGTGTGGCAAGAGGTGGAAAGGATATCTCCTTGTTTATCAAGGGTGCTCTGTCCCAGTTTGTCTGATCTGATCATTGTGGAAGTTCCCAGTCTGAGAAGTTCCTCACACCTAATGGCTTATCTCTCCATCACCAAGCACTGGTCTTTTTTGTAGAGGGCTTTTCCTTCAccccttccctggttcttgtcacatgGACAagaagcagaagaccagaagtccaaagtgtaGACAATGCAATGTTTGTGGAggttagttccaagcaagcatatccatagctctacaTGCTGGTTGCGTATGTTTCATTCTGAGCGCTAATGCCACAGAATGTTGCCTGTGTCCCCATTTCCCATTCCTATTTttttccacctcctccttcttagtaggcccaaatatacctgccaTGCATACCCcaagtcccaccccttacaacttacggtcatgttccattttggaggttcgtgagtctggggtcttcatcccaatccttttgtaccccatgggaggggtaagtaGTGAGTTACTTACCACATTGGCCAAGGCCAatcttttctttggcttttagtatTTATTATGCCTCCCCCCATCCTCTCTTGCCCCTCCTAACAggttgcttgaccttggcttgagaaaggagccaggcagcctttcAGTGTATGTTCAgatattacactcccaccatacCCTATAACATTTTTAGTTCTATCCCTTATCTCttcccattatactaacaaacccatctggccaGGCAGATGcaacacacacagtgtctttgtcctttgttcacacatattagtgtAAGATATAAAAGTATCAAAGCATCAAACCCCAAATTTGATCTCAGGATGACAAACAAGTCTATATGCTGAACCCTTGCTGAGTTCCCTCTCTCTGACCATCACCCGATCTCTTTCATTTCACCCGTCAACCCCCAACCTCACTCACCCTGTC
The DNA window shown above is from Trachemys scripta elegans isolate TJP31775 chromosome 1, CAS_Tse_1.0, whole genome shotgun sequence and carries:
- the LOC117884701 gene encoding putative olfactory receptor 52P1, producing the protein MAVFNLTSSEASTFILTGIPGLEASHVWISIPFSTFYIIGLLGNFTILFVVGREQTLHKPMYLLLCILAFTEISTTTSIMPKALCIFWFNLKGITVGGCLTQMFFLYAGTMMHSAILVTMAFDRYVAICNPLRYTTILTNARIVKLGLVGLIRPVLFVLPLPLLLSRHPFCANHIIPHMYCDHMAVVKMACGDITVSRMYGLVAAFVIIGLDLTLIALSYALIIRAILRISSKNAHQKALNTCTAHLCVMLISYPPFFFSTLTYRFGQGIAPHIHIILANIYLVVPPMVNPIIYGVKTKELREKVGKYTCRRLSFCANRIIPHTYCEHMAVVKMLCGDTTVNNIYGLVMAFLVIGLDLTLIALSYGLIIRVVLRISSKKAHQKALNTCTAHMCVMLMSYPPFLFSTLTHWFD